One part of the Chryseobacterium sp. 7 genome encodes these proteins:
- the arr gene encoding NAD(+)--rifampin ADP-ribosyltransferase — MLLKNQPSDKGPFYHGTKADLQIGDLLTAGGNSNYQSELKMNHIYFTALTNGAGLAAALAKGNGVERVYVVEPTGNFENDPNVTDKKFPGNPTRSYRSEMPLKIIGEITEWTRPSAEDLQRFREKLENSKGEIIN, encoded by the coding sequence GTGTTACTTAAAAATCAGCCGTCTGATAAAGGCCCTTTTTATCATGGAACAAAAGCAGATTTACAAATTGGAGATCTGCTGACAGCAGGCGGAAATTCTAATTATCAATCAGAATTAAAAATGAATCACATTTATTTCACAGCTTTGACCAATGGAGCAGGACTTGCTGCTGCACTGGCAAAAGGAAATGGAGTAGAGCGTGTATATGTTGTGGAGCCAACAGGAAATTTTGAAAATGATCCCAATGTAACCGATAAGAAATTCCCGGGAAATCCTACCCGTTCTTACCGCTCCGAAATGCCTTTGAAAATCATCGGCGAAATTACAGAATGGACCAGGCCAAGTGCTGAAGACCTTCAAAGATTCCGCGAAAAATTAGAGAATAGTAAAGGAGAAATCATTAATTAG